aaacttctctgatgaggaaatgagaatggccaatagacatatgaaaaaatgctctacatcactggccataaaggaaatgcaaatcaaaacaacattgagattccatctcaccccagcaagaatgtcatatatcaagaaaactaataataacaattgttggaggggatgtggccaaaagggaaccctacatcattgttggtgggaatgtaaactggttcagccactctggcaagcagtatggagattcctcagaaggctcaatatagaactcccctatgacccagcagccccactgttgggtatctatccaaaagcccacaaacaaaagcacagtaatgccaccagcacaacaatgttcatcgcagcacaatttgtcatagcgagaagctggaaccaacccagatgcccctccatagatgaatggatcaggaaaatgtggtacatttacacaatggaattttatgcctctatcagaaagaatgacattgttccatttgtaaggaaatggaaggacttggaaaatgttatactaagtgaagtgagccagacccaaagaaacatggactctatggcctcccttattgggaataattagtacaggtttaggcaagccatagcagagcatcacaaggcccaatagctacacccttaggaacacataagatgatgctaagtgaaatgaactccatgttatggaaacaagtgatatatcacagttgtaactactttcaacatcctatgtgtatgtgtagtttctattattgatgatgttcttgaatcaccttcctatggttgtacctacactatctctgtaatcttatctgagtataatggaaaccgtgtttactggtattggaagtaggaaattcaaagggaataccaaatttgagagacacagggtaaaaaaaagagaaataactacaaaagcaatacttgcaaaactgtttggtgtaagtgaactgaacacctgggggggggagggaaagggggggaggaaggggggcatgagggacaaggcaacaaacagaacaagaaatgtatccaatgcccaacgtatgatactgtaacctctctgtacatcagtttgataataaaaatttgagaaaaaaaaaagtttcaagctTTAGACTAGCTTGCTTTAGGCATGCTCAGAACACTCATGTTTGTCATTCATGTTTGCTTATGATATGTGACTCCTGCAGCTGCCTCTTACTGTCCCTGCTCCGCACCCATACTTGCCCAGGATGAGTGCACTACTCTCACATTGAAAAACCATAAGTCAAGGATTATCTGTGTGTTGTTGCATTGTTGTTATGCACATCAAATAATAGTGAGCATGggtattctatttcattccagATTCAATACTTTAGTATATGTGTGCAcaacaaaatttcatttattaaaagtgtttttacggggctggggatatggcctagtggcaagagtgcctgcctcatatacatgaggccctgggttcaattccccagcacatatatacagaaaatggccagaagtggcgctgtggctcaagtggcagagtgctagacttgagcaaaaagaagccagggacagtgctcaggccatgagtccaagccccaggactggccaaaaaaaaaaaaaaaaaaaagtgtttttactTCTATTATTCTGTTAATCAATCtcagtttttccattttttcccctcaaaaatcCTATTCTTCTATATGCCCTAAAGGAGAAATAATGAGATATCTTTTACATTAGCAAGTTAACAAAGCAAGTGAAGAGAATcagaagttgattttttttccccttgggttTTCTCTGGTCAATAGTGAAAATAAATGCTCTATGGGTTACAAGTTTCATTTGGTTATACTATTATGAATTCTTTGAAATGTTGGCAGTTCAGAGCTGGTTCTATAATTGTGACTTATACATTGTTTTCTGAGACATTCATTGAAGTATTCAGAAACAGAACTTCCttagtacttctttttttaaaaaaatttcctgtTATGTTTATGTAGTTGCACAAAGAACTCGCTATTTAACTAAGCAGTTTATACATATAATGCACCTTATTTAATGACAcctatttatttcctttatggaTAAAGCAAATAAAACTCAAGAAATGTCATGAGAAATCTAGATATAAACTAGCCACTATACTTTAATGCCGCATGGCTCAGAGCTGATTTCAACTGGCAATCAGTCCTTTCAACAAAGGAATATCCCTGATCAGTTGCCTCTTCTCTAGGGAGTAATATTTCAATTTCTGGTATCAATGTAGAAGTCAGATTCATGGACAGAACAAAATGCCTTAAGGAATGAGAACTTAGAAAATACTATGAAGCTTAATGTTCTAATTTAGGTTTGAGGATTGAGATAAATTTTCATTCATGTCATGAATTCTATTTTGGTTCAGACATGGTTTGTATGATGAATCACTAGATATACAAAGCAAAAGATAGTCAGAAATTCAAGGACACACATGACTGATATAAGGAGTATAATTCCCGGTGCCAACTTTGTTCCCTCCTGGGAGCAAAGGAAGTTCAATAATCTCAACATCTTTCCTGAGATGAGCAACCACAATACCAGGATTCAAATCCATGGAGGCTGAGGTTGAGAAAGGGGAAAACAATTGTTCCCAGGTGCCAATTCTACCTATCATAAAGAAATTGTACTTTTGCCTGGTTTATTGCATATTTCATGTCATCAAGCCTTTAGCATGGAACTGCCTGTGCATTAAGTCTAATCAAGGCAAATGAGCAGACAACACACATACATGGAAAGATATTCCGTGTTTGtgggctggaaaaaaaatgtcatgagAAATCAGTGCTACAATGTGatctaaacaaacaaaattcctattaaaaccaatgcaagagcaataattacaagaaaatacattgtaaattgcataacTGGTGGAGAttgggaaggaggtaacaagattgacaagaaatgtacacacttccttacatatataactgtaacccctctgtatatcaccctggcaataaaaaaagacagatgatataatagaaaatttttaaaaattccaatgcCTTTCTTCATGGAAGTAGAAACAAATGAAGATTTGTATGAAATAACCACAAACGACTCCAATTGCCTAGAGTAATTTGGAGGCAAACAGAACAAAGGACCATAGTTTCTGATTTCAAAATCTACGACAAAGTTACAGTAATCATATCAGTGtgatactggcataaaaacagatacAATGATCGATGGGATAGTATAGAAAGCCCAGAAATTTGCAGTTAAAACCCCCAAACTATGGACAACTGAtttctgacaaaaaataaaaaaagaacagtctcttcaacaaagaagaaaacttggagaaaactgAGTACTGACACAAAGGATTGTGAAAATTCAGCTTTATCACACTCAGTATGTGTGGTTCAGCACAAAATGGACTACAGGCTTAAGCAGAAGATCTAATACTACTAAGAGAAAAAATACTGAGAGGCCCCATGACTTCTTAGCTATGACCCTACAACACACACAGCAATAGCAAAAACAGGCAAAGTGGATAGCATAAAACTAAAAAACATTCTGCACAGCAAGGGAAACAACTAACAGTGAAATAAACCCCACACATacttggagaaaatattttcaaattacacATATGATGAGGAGCTAATATTAAAAATGTACAAGAACAATACACACAAGTATAGTAGGAAAAGAGGTAtccctattttaaaaatagcaaaggtTTTTGACAGATATGATCAAAAGATATACAAATGACAAACAGGTATATAGAAAAAGTTCAATATCACAAATCCTCAGGGAAAGACTGAGATTGTAGTGAGATATCACCTTCATCCCTGTTAGAATAACTattaccaaaaattaaaaaacaagggttggtgaggatgtagagaaaagggagatataaattaatatagtcattttggaaaacagtatggaaattCTTCAAGAAACTAAAACCAGAATTAGAGCACAATGCAGTCATTTTACTTATGGGTAAGAGACAAAGAGTTGACATTATTACTTCAGTTCAATCTACTGCAGTGTCTAGGAGGTTTATATTTCCAAAAAGACATGCTGGTTTTTGCATTGGGATGAAGGTAGATTTATTAATAATTTGGAGGTTCATACTAGTAGCTCCTCAAAAATGGATGGCCTGTAAGAAACGAATAAAGACGGGTCGGTCTTTAAAGTCATATTTTGCTTATTCTCTGCTACAGTGTTACTCTGACAAACAAAGAACATCAAATTTCAGATTAATATTAAACATCACTTCAGTTTTGCATATTGTATCATGTATATTTTCTCAGTGAGAAGTGAAAAAGTACTCTaaaatattattctatttttagttATTTGTGATTTAACATCACAATTCATTGAAAAACAATGCCAATGAAATATAGCCTACAGCAAGACATAATATTATAAGAAGCAGACAAGATTTACTTTGTATCTTTTTTCATTCATCTAATCAGGAACTACTGAACTTTATctcttatttttgctttatttaaaacCATTTTAATACATTATTTTCCTTGTGATCCAAAACAGCCGGTGACTTCAGTAATAAGTATATTTTACTCACGAATCACCTAAATTTCTCTTGATCCAGTAATCTCAGTATTGTCTTATCTTCGGACAATTTTGAAATTAGTCAGTGCCATAATCCTTCTGTTTGCTTACCCACAGACATCTGCAGTATTCATAATCAAGGAGTGGCTTATAGGCTTCTTCAGAAGCAAAAACCAAATTCCTAACCTGTGAGAAATCGAACTTCAGTGATTTCAAGCAAGATacatgaaagaaggaaggggttTGCAACATCATTCACACGGGTGAGATCACTTGAAGGTTGCCAGCTATTCCTATTTATTTTCTCTGCCTAACACGAATTGTAGATGCTCAGGTTGAAGTTTTCTCTGGAAGATGAATTACAATCAGCATACATAATTCACGTGAAGTAAATGCACATTTATACATTTagtgcatttcttcttttctcacaaAGACAGTGCAGCCATTTTTTTGGAGTCCCCTTTGAGATCCAGCACCCTCAAAATGGTGGGAAAGCAACAGCAGTATACTGTGAATCTTGAACAAAGTGAAGCTGAATTGGTGAGTGTTGCACGTAATGTTTAATAGCTTTCATGTCTAGTATTTGAATAATCCttcaaaaatgtatgtgtgtgtgtgtgtgtgtttgtgtgttctacAGGATGAAAAGGCTGGGATCTTAGCAGTTATTGTAGCATTGAGGGAATCATTTAGTACACAAGACAGGCTTTCATATCCTTAGCACTAGCCACTGTCTAAATTttgatatgtaaatataaaacctACATTAAAGTATACAAATCTTCAGTGAATTTGAAATGTCACGTTCCTAGCAAGTATTAATGATTTGTTATTTTGATTTCTATGCATTTTTTTCCAATGGAAGTATTTCCATCTAGTTACAGCTTGCTTATATTTTAAGTAATAAGTGGTGGTGAATATTTCCTGGTGGGTTTTTGTGTGTAAGATATATTACTCTACTGTATGCAAATCACACATTTCTTAGAATCAGATCATAAAGATCTCATTTGTCATTCAACAAAATGTCTCCATATTTATAAAATGGGTTCGTGTCAGAAACTGAATTCAAGTTTCATATATTTGCCTTCCACACATTTGACTACTATGTTCTTCTCAAAGGAAAATTAATTCTATGATTAACTTTAAGGTTTTAGAGAAAATGCAAAACAGATAGAATTTCATATCAAATTGTTTCATAACTTTTTGAACTTCATATTTGTGATCTGTGTGCATTTCAAATATTAGATGACATTGAACTCAATTTATGTTTGCCTCATACTGCAAgaaacttagaaaacatgagttCAACACTATATGTATATTGCTTTCTCCCAATAATATATTGAATATGATTTATGATGCTCCTTACAATAATGAAAACACTTGTGAAACTTAGTGTGGTAACTTGTATAATTGATTGTGCTAATCCAAAAGAAAGATAAAGTTTTAAGACTGTAAACAAAATGAAGGAATGATCAGGACTCTCCAGTTTTCAATATTCTGGTAGGCAACTGGTAACCTCATTATAGCATCAAAATTAGAGGCTCAAAATGCTTTTTTGGTGGACAGTTCTTAAGTGAATGTTATATGCTTATTTTAGAGAATTTAGAGAGcagaaaatttcaaagaaaagagGAGCAAATCACACATTTATCTGTCCAGAGGGAATCACAAGTGCTTCTACTTCCCCTCATAGAATCGAATCCCATCCTTTTTGTGGGCCTATTTTGACACACAAAGTTCTTGTCATATTTCTTAGCATTTCCTCCAAAAATCATATACAAATACTAATTTAAACTCAGAAAATGGACAGATTACACTACTGGAAATTTTCATTATAGGAGATTTATTCAAGTTACCTTTCCATTCCTTGATAAGGTTTATGGTTCTCTTTATGTGAATCCTATTTCATTTTGTATGCTTTgctattttatatactttatcaTTATTGTCAATAgcaatgtatacacacacacacacacacataatccatAACACAATTGCTTTGATGAGCTTCTATCTCAGTGCTATCACTGGCTAAATTAATGAGCTCTTCTTACTTTTAATGGGTTATCTATTGGTCATTTGTGATTCTGTTAGCAGAAAAATCACATCATCCGTGAGTAATAAtgattttgtctttgtttttctgattcaTGTGGTCTGTCTAGAACTTCCAGGAAAACACAACTCTTAGTAGGGGTAGGAgatattttctgcttttccttcctgAAGTGGAATGGCCCATTTATTTCCCCAGTAGACATGATAGCGGCCATTATTCTGAGGCACGCATTGCTTAGCATGCTCAGGGactattctttccttttatttgaaGTTTattgagatttctttcttttatttccttttgtcaggACTACGTGCTGAGATTTGGGAAATGATACTGAAGCATGCATGTAGAGTAtccctttattttccttctctgatCATTTGCTTTCAAAGTTATATCTGTATACTTTATGTCACTAAATCACCACTGAAGTTTCAGATTCTCTTATGATTTAGTTATTTCTACATTTAATTCTTGGTAGGATCACATTTTATACTCATGTTTTATTCATGAGATACAGtctcatttttttcaatatttattgtatttatttattttcaaatttttattatcaaactgatgtacagagaggttacagtttcatacgttaagcattggatacattacttgtactgtttgttacctcgtccctcataccccccctccctcctccccctttccctttccccccatgcggtgttcacagtctcatttttttttttttttttttttttttgccagtcctggggcttggcttggactcagggcctgagcactgtccctggcttctttttgctcagggctagcactctgccacttgagtcacagcgccacttctggccattttctgtatatgtggtgctggggaatcgaacccagggcttcaagtatacgaggcaagggctcttgccactaggccatatccccagcctcctcacagtctcattttgaaaagaaaaaaaaaaaaaaagagaatgtgtttttgtttccagttttagttttagttctctttctttcttttgttaacaGAAGGTCTTGTTACATAGCCCACTCTTGCTCGCCTCAAAACTTCTCTgagtcctaggattacaggtgtggaacGCCACACTCAGGAAACTTTCTTAATCTTAGAAATTGGAATTtgtctgttcatttatttatttctgtttctttctgtacaGCTGTCCATGAATCTAGGCTGCTGTTCAAATGAAGGGACTCACTGTGGTTGTAGATCCCACAATGTGATCTTCCAGCCACAGAAGGTAAGGTTTGGGAACAAGACAGGAAGTGTCGGTCATTCTCTATAGGAAGGGGGAAATACCAGGCAGGCCTTCTCCATTAGAACATCTGCAGGACCCCTGAGAAGCCCAGGGCGGAGAACATCAGGGCCTAAGATCCCCAGAGTATCAGTGCTCTGTTCTATCCCTGTGTGATCCAGCTCCGTAAAAGCActgattttcttttgtatttttatgtatttcccCTATTTTTATGTATTATGAATCCAATGAAATTCCTTTTGTTCATACTTGAcagataaaaatgtatttaataaataattttgtgaaattacaagaaggaaaaaataatgaaatagaaatctcTGCCATTTTCTACGACCCCAAGATAACCAATCTAAATGCCTTAATTTGtccttctattatttttctactcATTAGAACTAATTAGATAATTCAATTTATACTGAGATGTTAGTAGGTGATAATAACATAATATATTCCTCAGGCAATACTTACAGACAAAGCCTTATTGCTTTAGTACAAAGGGAGAGATATTGGGGGTATTTTATCCTCGTAAATCTGTGTGTATATTGTATATGGATTATAtttgtgtgaaagagagagagaaaacgagagagaggggagagaagagacatTTGTATATTTCTTGTGGTGTTCAAAATAATGAAACACATTAGTCTTCTTCTAATTGAAATCGGTTAACTGTCACTACCATGCAATTTCCTGGAACACTCACTTTTCATAAACCTTTGCAGGCTGCATCCAATCGGTGTTCGCTGTGGAAAACATTTCTGGTGTGTCTGCTGGCCTGTCTGGTTGCCACAGCCATTACAGCCCTGGCCTTTTATTTTGGCTACTTTGGCAAGCCTATCAGCAACACCACCATCATCCTTCATATAGATGGAAAGTCCAGTCAGGTTACTGACCTCACTCCTTCAACCCCATCTCCTGCTCCACCAACCACATCTCCACCTGAGAGCTCACCACCATCCACCCCTGTGGACAACCCAAGCTCGTCTACACCTGCTCCGGCGACAACTATAGAACACGAGGCGGAAATTGAAATTGATGATGAATATTTTTGAACCCTCAAAACCATCCTCATGGCAGATGGCCCCCCTCGACCCTAAAGAAGTCATGCTCAAGTTCTTCCAAAATCTTTGTGCTATGCCAGGAGGTTGGGAATCCTGTGACTGGGGAGGGAGATCTTGCTCCTGTCATCCAATCCTTGGGCTCACTGTGTGATCTCTGAGAAAAATAGGTCATCTGTACCAACTGTGACATCCTTGAAACCATGTCCTCTGTTTCCAGAATTTGTGCCAAGTCCAGGGAACACGGAAATGGGCTGATAGTGCAAGATTCAGGTAAGGGCGGTCTAGAGGACTGCTGGCTCCCCTTTAGGAATACTAGAAACTGGTAAACTAGTGTTACCAAAAAGAAGCTTGCGTCTTGGAATGCTGTAAATGAAAGCTAACATACCACTGCTTGTGTCGTCTAATATAAAACCTTTCCTTATAAAATGTCTCCACATGCTAAAGTATAGGACGAACATTTCCCAAAGGTTTGAAAATACTAAGTGATGTGTACATATTCAATAGGCAAGTGATTGTCCCATTTGGAGGTTTGATTCAGCAAATATTAAGGCCATATATAcattctatttaaaatgtttattcacTAGACTTTAATGA
This Perognathus longimembris pacificus isolate PPM17 chromosome 15, ASM2315922v1, whole genome shotgun sequence DNA region includes the following protein-coding sequences:
- the LOC125363944 gene encoding dynactin-associated protein-like translates to MVGKQQQYTVNLEQSEAELVSVARCCSNEGTHCGCRSHNVIFQPQKAASNRCSLWKTFLVCLLACLVATAITALAFYFGYFGKPISNTTIILHIDGKSSQVTDLTPSTPSPAPPTTSPPESSPPSTPVDNPSSSTPAPATTIEHEAEIEIDDEYF